AGGGAGGGGGCTGCCTGGTCGCCACCGCGATCGAGGATCGCGAAAAGACCGCGGCGCTGAAGGCACTGGGTGCTGAAGTCGTGGTGCTGCCGAACGGCCAGGGGAAAGTCGATCTGCCGAGCCTGATGCGCGAACTCGGCGCCCGCGGCATCAACGAAGTGCATGTCGAAGCCGGGCTCAAGCTCAACGGTTCGTTGCTGCGCGAGAACTGCGTCGATGAACTGTTGCTCTACGTCGCGCCGATGCTCGTCGGCGACGCCGCCCAGGGACTGTTCAACCTGCCGGAACTCGCGCAACTCGACCGCGCGATACGGCTGCAGTGGCGCGATGTCCGCTTCATCGGCGACGATCTTCGCCTGCTCGCCCGTCCGCTGAAAGCCTGAAGCGGGTCACCCGAAAACCTAGTCGTCCCGGCCGGCACACACTTCGCAGGCCGGATCGCGACCGAGCAGGACGCTGCGCCATTCCATTGCGAGACCGTCGAGCAGCAGCAGGCGGCCGTCGAGCGAAGTGCCGCAGCCGATCAGAAGCTTCAGCGCCTCGGCTGCTTGCGTCGCCCCGATGATGCCGGTGAGCGGCGCGAACACACCCATTACCGCGCAGCGCACTTCATCGACCTCCTGGCCTTCGGGAAACAGGCAGTGATAGCAGGGGCTGTCGGCGCGGCGCAGGTCAAAGACCGAAACCTGCCCGTCGAAGCGGATCGCCGCGCCCGAGACGAGCGGCTTGCGAAAGCGGACGCAGGCACGATTGATCGCGTGACGCGTCGCGAAATTGTCCGAACAGTCCAGCACCAGGTCCGCCGCAGCGACCTGCTCGTCGAGCGCCGCTCCGTCGAGGCGCATCGCGAGCGGCTCGATCCGCGCCTGCGGGTTGAGCCGGAGCAGCGTATCGCGCCCCGACTCTACTTTCAGGCGCCCGACCCCTTCGGCGCTGTGCAGGATCTGGCGCTGCAGGTTCGTCAGATCGACGGTGTCCCCGTCGCACAGCACGACCGTTCCGACGCCGGCCGCCGCGAGATACATCGCTGCCGGCGAGCCGAGCCCGCCGGCCCCGATCACCAGCACTCGCGACGCGAGAATCGCCTCCTGTCCCTCGACGCCGATTTCGGGCAGCAGGATATGCCGGCTGTAGCGCAAAAGCTGGTCGTCATTCATCGGAGAGAAAAACCCGGGTGAGGCGGCAACGCCGGCATGGAAAAGGAAAAGGCCCGGGGGAAAGAACCCCGGAAACCCGGCCTACTTGTATTCGCGGAATTCCACCGGCGTATCGTCGTGATCGCCGTGGAGGTGATGGTCGTACGCCGTCACATAGACTTCGTTGGATTGCTTGATCAGCCGCTCGGGCGAGCCGAGATTGTGCCGCTGCGTTTCCTCGCAAAAATAAACGAAAGTCCGCAGCAGCCGCGAGTAAAGCCCGTTATCGAGGTGGAACCCCGCCTCGGACAACGCGCTCTCGACCATTTCGAGCGAAAACTCGAGCACCGAATACGAGACGATCAGCGACAGCGGATGTTCCCCCGTCGATACCCGCAACCCCTTGAACGTCTGCAGCGAGCGCATCGCCTGGCCGACCTGGCCGGGCGGCAGCGATGCGAAACGGATCTCCCGCTGCTTCTCCAGCCCGGCTCCGACAACCGGGTGGTCATGATGCCTGCCGGCAAGCTTGTAGGCAGTCTCCCGACGCATCACGTCTCCTTATCGCGCTTTTATTCCTTCTTATTCTGGACGATCTGCAGGCCCTTGAGAAGGTTGAGCGCCTGGTTCAGTTGGTAGTCGTCCTTGCTCGCGAGTTCCGGACGCGGCAGCACCTCGGCCTCGTCGTCGACAGCCGGCGGGTCGCCCGCCTTCGGCTCGTCGGCCTTCTTCGGCTCCGCCTCGGGACTGCGGTCATTGCCGAGGTGGCGCTCCAGGTCGGCTTCGCGCAGGCGCCGCGACGAGCCATTGGCCGTTTCCTCGACGATGATGTCCGGCTCGATGCCTTTCGCCTGAATCGAGCGGCCGCTCGGCGTGTAGTAACGGGCCGTCGTCAGCTTGATCGCGGTGTTGCTGTTGAGCGGCAGGATCGTCTGGACCGAGCCCTTGCCGAACGTCTGCGTTCCCATCACGACCGCGCGGCGGTGGTCCTGCAATGCGCCAGCGACGATTTCGGAAGCCGAGGCGGAGCCGGCATTAACGAGCACGACCATCGGGAGTGTGCGCGCGCCCTCCGGCAGATCCTTGAGGAAATCCTCACGGCTGCCGCGCAAGTAGTCGTCCGCCCGCGCACGATATTCACGTTTCGCGTCATCGGTCCGCCCGTCCGTCGACACCACCAGCGCATCCGCCGGCAAGAACGCCGAAGCGACGCCGACAGCACCATGCAGCAGGCCGCCCGGATCGTTGCGCAGGTCGAGCACCAGGCCTTTCATGTCGCCTTCCTTGGCGAGCTTCGCAAGGTGTTCGGCGACGGCTTGCGAGGTGTTTTCCTGGAACTGCGCGACGCGCAGGTAACCATAGCCCGGCTCGACCATCTTCGACTTGACGCTTTGCACCTTGATCACTTCGCGCGTCAGCGTCACCACCACCGGGCGATCTTCGCCCTTGCGCACGATGGTCAGCGTGATGTCGGTCTTCGGCTTGCCGCGCATGCGCTTGACCGCGTCGCTGAGCGTCATGCCCTTGACTGGGGTTTCGTCGAGCTTGACGATCAGGTCGCCGGCCTTGACGCCCGAGCGGAACGCGGGAGTGTCCTCGATCGGTGAAATGACCTTGACGAAGCCGTCTTCCATGCCCACTTCGATGCCCAGCCCGCCGAACTCGCCGTGGGTGCCGACCTGCAGCTCCTTGTACGCTTCGACGTCGAGGTACGCGGAGTGAGGGTCGAGCCCGCTCAGCATGCCGCTGATCGCGTGGTTGATCAGTTTCTTGTCCTCGACCGGTTCGACGTAGCCTTGCTTGATCGCGTTGAACACGTCGGCAAATGCGCGCAGCTCCTCGACCGGCAGCGGGGCGGCTGAAACTTTGTCGGCACTGGCGGGGAAATTGAGACTGATCAGCACCCCGGCGAACACGCCGGTCATGATCAAACCCGCTTTCTGAAGCTTGTTACGCATGACTACTCCATCGAGGAAAAAACGCCGGGAACCCCGGAAAAGCTAATTGAGCCGCACCCACTGCAGGGGATCGACCGGCTGTCCGCGGTAGCGGATCTCAAAGTATAAACCCGATTCGGAGGCGCCTCCGCTCGCCCCAACGCTGGCGATCGGATCCCCCCCGGCAATCACGTCGCCGAGCTCCTTCAGCAAGGCGTCGTTGTTGCCGTATATCGACAGATAGTCACTGCCGTGATCGACGATGATGAGGTTGCCGTAGCCGCGCAGCCAGTCCGAGAACACGATCTCCCCCGCTGCCACTGCCCGCACCTCCGCACCGCCCGAGGCGCGTATGAAAACGCCTCGCCACGTCGTGCCACCTTCCGCCCTTGGAGCACCGAAACGTCCAACCAGTTCGCCACGGACCGGAAATCGCATCTTGCCGCGCAACTGCGCAAAGCTCACGCCCGTCGGAGTCGCCTCCGCGGCCTGCCGGACTTCGCCGACGACCGCTTCCGAGCGCGAGCGCGGCGTTGACCGTGCCGCGTCCGCCCGTTTTTCCGCTGCCGCCCTGGCCGCCGCGCGGGCCGCAGCTTCGCGCGCGGCGGCAGCGGCTGCGGCACGCGCGGCTTCCCGTTCGGCCGCCCGCCGGGCGAGGACTTCCACCAGGCGACCGAGCCGCTGCTGATCCTGGCGCAGCGTCTCCTCTTCCTTGCGCTGGCTGAGCAGCTGCCGGGAGATCCCTTCGAGGGCCTGCTTGCGCCTGGCCTGCATCGATTCGAGCGCGGCATGCTGGCTGCGCTGTTGCACTTCGAGCGCCACGAGCCGGTCGCGCCGGCCGGCAATCGACTCGCCGAGCTCGGCTTTCTGCCGCAGATCCCCGCGCAGCGACTCGATCAGCGCGAGGCGGGCCCTGCCGAGGTGTTCGAGATAATGAGCGTCGCGGGCGAACTGATTCGCGTCGCGGTTCGCCAGGAACGGTGCGACGCCGCCGCCCGCGCCATGGACATAGTGCCGGCGCAGCCACTCGCCCAGTTCGGTCTGCCGTCCCGCGATCCGGGCTTCCACTGCTTCCTGCTCGGCCTCGAGGATCGCCACCGATTTCTCGGTCGTCGCCCGCTCTGCGGCCAGGGCGTTCAGCTGTCGCCGCGCCTGCGAAACCGCCCGTTCCGCCGCGGCGAGTTCGCCGGCAGCGCCCGAGCGGGTTTCCTCGGTATCGGCAATCTCCTTGCGCAGATCCGCGATACGGCGTTTCACCTCTTCGAGGTCGGAACGCTTCTGCACGACTTCGGCCGGCTCGCCCGCCCACGCCGCAGGGGGGCCGAGCAGGAGCGCCACCGCCAGCGCAGGGACAACGGAGCGCAACCCGGGCAGGACGATCATTCTCGGGCGGCTTTCAACCCTTCGCCTTGCCCTGCCCCGCCACCGCCGCCTCGGCCGCGCGGATCGTGTCGGCATCCGCGAGGTAGTAGCTCCTGATCGGGCGCAGGTTCGCGTCCAGCTCATAGACGAGCGGCTGAGCGGTCGGGATGTTGAGGCCGACGATCTCGCTGTCGGAGATGTTGTCGAGATACTTGATCAGCGCGCGCAGGCTGTTGCCGTGGGCCGCGATCAGGATGCGGCGACCGGCGAGGATATTCGGCACGATTACCGTCTCCCAGTACGGCACGAAGCGCGCAACGGTGTCCTTGAGGCATTCGGTGCGCGGAAATTGCGCGCGCGGCAGCGAAGCATAGCGCGGATCGCCGCTGGTGAGCCGTTCGTCGCCTTCCGGCAGCGGCGGCGGCGGCGTGTCATAGGAACGGCGCCAGACGAGCACCTGGTCGTCGCCGAATTTCGCCGCGGTCTCGGCCTTGTTGAGCCCCTGCAAGTCGCCGTAATGCCGCTCGTTCAGACGCCACGAATGCTCCACCGGCAGCCACAGCGAGTCGAGTTCCTCGAGGACGATGTTCAGCGTCTTGTTGGCACGCTTGAGCACCGACGTATAGGCCAGGTCGAAGGTGTAGCCTTCGCGTTGCAGCAGCTGGCCGGCAACCCGCGCCTCTTCGACGCCCTTCTCGGTGAGATCGACGTCGGTCCAGCCGGTAAAGCGGTTGTCCTTGTTCCAGGTAGACTCGCCATGGCGAAGCAGAACGATTTTGTACATGAACGCTCGGGAAAAAGTGGTTGAAATTGTGAAGCTGACATCGGACGACGGAACGAGACCGGAGCGCCCGGCGCAACACAAAGACACCGGACTCGCCCTTAATCGAGCCGCGGTATTTTATACTAGTCGTCTGATCTGCACTTCACGCCCACCGTGGACAACAACGCCATCATCGACCTGATCGACAAGCACGAACACATCGAGACTGCCGCTCGTGCGCTCAAGGCGATTGCACACCCGCTGCGGCTGAAGATCCTGTGCGTGCTCGGCGAGAGCGAAATCTGCGTCCAGGAAATCGTCGAGGCGGTCGGCACGTCGCAGAGCAACATCTCCCAGCATCTCGCGATCCTCCGGGACAAGGGAGTGCTGCAAACCCGCAAGGATGCCAATCGCGTCTATTACCGAGTCTGCGACCAGCGGACGCTGCAGCTGATCGTGCTGATGCGCGAAGTGTTCTGCGGCGTCGCCCGCGACAGGATGTGAGCCGGCAGTCCGCGGCTGGCGTCCCGGCTGCCATCTCGATTGTCATCCCAATTGTCACCCTTCGCATCGAACCCTTAGAACGGAGCAAGATTTCGTGGAATTCCTCCAGCAAAACTGGTACTGGGCTGCGCTCGCGGTAGCAAGCGGCAGCTGGCTGCTGTTCGACTTCGCGCGCGCGCAAGGCGACAAGAGCCAGGTATCTCCGATCGAGGCGACCCTGCTGATCAACCGCGAAGAGGCGATCGTCATCGACATTCGCGACCAGGCCGAATACGCCCGCGGTCATATCCCGAACGCGCGGCACGTTCCGCAGGGCGACCTCGAACGGCGCAGCGCGGAGCTCGCGAAGTTCAAGGATCGCCCGCTAATCGTTTATTGTTTCACCGGTGCTCGCTCGGCGGCGGCGATCGCGACGCTGAGGAAAGCGGGATTCGAGAAACTCTTCAACCTGCGGGGCGGCCTCGTCGAATGGGAAAAAGCCGGACAGCCGGTCAGCCGCAAGAGGAAATGAACATGGCAAAAATCAGAATGTATGCCACGAACGTGTGCCCTTACTGCGTGCGTGCGGAACAGCTCCTCAAGCGCAAAGGCGTGACCGACATCGAGAAGATCCGCGTCGACCAGGATCCGGCGCTGCGCGACGAGATGATCAAGCTGACCGGGCGCCGGACGGTGCCGCAGATCTTCATCGGCGACCAGCATGTCGGCGGCTGCGACGACCTGTTCGATCTCGACCACGCCGGCAAGCTCGACCCGCTGCTGGCCGCGCCCTGAACATCCTGATCCGGGCGCGACGCCGCGTTGAGGCGCGCGCCGCCGCGAGCCGGGTCACTTCGCATCCTCCCCATTCACCCGATCCACTTCCTTTTTCCAGGCCTTTCCATGACCGAAAACGCACAAGCCGCACAACCCGTCTTCTCGATCGAAAAACTCTACGTCAAGGATCTCTCGCTCGAAGTGCCCAACGCGCCGAAGATTTTCCTCGAGCGCGAGAACCCGCAGATCAACGTGCAACTGCGCACCGAGGCCAGCAACGTCGATGAAGGTGTTTTCGAAGTCACGCTGACGGTGACCGTATCGTCGAAACTGGCGGAAGACCGGACAGTGTTTCTCGTCGAAGTTGCGCAGGCGGGCATTTTCCAGATCCGCAACATTCCGGAAGGCGATCTCGAAGCGGTGATGATGATCGGCTGCCCCAACATCCTTTTCCCGTATGCGCGCGAGTCGGTGTCGGATGCGATCACCCGTGCCGGTTTCCAGCCGGTAGTGCTTGCGCCGGTGAACTTCGAATCGCTGTACCA
The window above is part of the Azoarcus sp. PA01 genome. Proteins encoded here:
- the secB gene encoding protein-export chaperone SecB, encoding MTENAQAAQPVFSIEKLYVKDLSLEVPNAPKIFLERENPQINVQLRTEASNVDEGVFEVTLTVTVSSKLAEDRTVFLVEVAQAGIFQIRNIPEGDLEAVMMIGCPNILFPYARESVSDAITRAGFQPVVLAPVNFESLYQAQQQQGAAAAQAGELPIQ
- a CDS encoding S41 family peptidase, with product MRNKLQKAGLIMTGVFAGVLISLNFPASADKVSAAPLPVEELRAFADVFNAIKQGYVEPVEDKKLINHAISGMLSGLDPHSAYLDVEAYKELQVGTHGEFGGLGIEVGMEDGFVKVISPIEDTPAFRSGVKAGDLIVKLDETPVKGMTLSDAVKRMRGKPKTDITLTIVRKGEDRPVVVTLTREVIKVQSVKSKMVEPGYGYLRVAQFQENTSQAVAEHLAKLAKEGDMKGLVLDLRNDPGGLLHGAVGVASAFLPADALVVSTDGRTDDAKREYRARADDYLRGSREDFLKDLPEGARTLPMVVLVNAGSASASEIVAGALQDHRRAVVMGTQTFGKGSVQTILPLNSNTAIKLTTARYYTPSGRSIQAKGIEPDIIVEETANGSSRRLREADLERHLGNDRSPEAEPKKADEPKAGDPPAVDDEAEVLPRPELASKDDYQLNQALNLLKGLQIVQNKKE
- a CDS encoding metalloregulator ArsR/SmtB family transcription factor translates to MDNNAIIDLIDKHEHIETAARALKAIAHPLRLKILCVLGESEICVQEIVEAVGTSQSNISQHLAILRDKGVLQTRKDANRVYYRVCDQRTLQLIVLMREVFCGVARDRM
- the moeB gene encoding molybdopterin-synthase adenylyltransferase MoeB, whose translation is MNDDQLLRYSRHILLPEIGVEGQEAILASRVLVIGAGGLGSPAAMYLAAAGVGTVVLCDGDTVDLTNLQRQILHSAEGVGRLKVESGRDTLLRLNPQARIEPLAMRLDGAALDEQVAAADLVLDCSDNFATRHAINRACVRFRKPLVSGAAIRFDGQVSVFDLRRADSPCYHCLFPEGQEVDEVRCAVMGVFAPLTGIIGATQAAEALKLLIGCGTSLDGRLLLLDGLAMEWRSVLLGRDPACEVCAGRDD
- the grxC gene encoding glutaredoxin 3 — protein: MNMAKIRMYATNVCPYCVRAEQLLKRKGVTDIEKIRVDQDPALRDEMIKLTGRRTVPQIFIGDQHVGGCDDLFDLDHAGKLDPLLAAP
- a CDS encoding peptidoglycan DD-metalloendopeptidase family protein, with the protein product MIVLPGLRSVVPALAVALLLGPPAAWAGEPAEVVQKRSDLEEVKRRIADLRKEIADTEETRSGAAGELAAAERAVSQARRQLNALAAERATTEKSVAILEAEQEAVEARIAGRQTELGEWLRRHYVHGAGGGVAPFLANRDANQFARDAHYLEHLGRARLALIESLRGDLRQKAELGESIAGRRDRLVALEVQQRSQHAALESMQARRKQALEGISRQLLSQRKEEETLRQDQQRLGRLVEVLARRAAEREAARAAAAAAAREAAARAAARAAAEKRADAARSTPRSRSEAVVGEVRQAAEATPTGVSFAQLRGKMRFPVRGELVGRFGAPRAEGGTTWRGVFIRASGGAEVRAVAAGEIVFSDWLRGYGNLIIVDHGSDYLSIYGNNDALLKELGDVIAGGDPIASVGASGGASESGLYFEIRYRGQPVDPLQWVRLN
- the gpmA gene encoding 2,3-diphosphoglycerate-dependent phosphoglycerate mutase, with translation MYKIVLLRHGESTWNKDNRFTGWTDVDLTEKGVEEARVAGQLLQREGYTFDLAYTSVLKRANKTLNIVLEELDSLWLPVEHSWRLNERHYGDLQGLNKAETAAKFGDDQVLVWRRSYDTPPPPLPEGDERLTSGDPRYASLPRAQFPRTECLKDTVARFVPYWETVIVPNILAGRRILIAAHGNSLRALIKYLDNISDSEIVGLNIPTAQPLVYELDANLRPIRSYYLADADTIRAAEAAVAGQGKAKG
- a CDS encoding rhodanese-like domain-containing protein yields the protein MEFLQQNWYWAALAVASGSWLLFDFARAQGDKSQVSPIEATLLINREEAIVIDIRDQAEYARGHIPNARHVPQGDLERRSAELAKFKDRPLIVYCFTGARSAAAIATLRKAGFEKLFNLRGGLVEWEKAGQPVSRKRK